One window of the Corvus hawaiiensis isolate bCorHaw1 chromosome 30, bCorHaw1.pri.cur, whole genome shotgun sequence genome contains the following:
- the LPIN2 gene encoding phosphatidate phosphatase LPIN2 isoform X2 gives MNYVGQLAGQVLVTVKELYKGINQATLSGCIDVIVVRQQDGTYQCSPFHVRFGKLGVLRSKEKVIDIEINGDAVDLHMKLGDNGEAFFVQETEEENEKVPAYLATSPIPTEDQFFKDTDNHLKSGENERPCANSEIPHSAETETVFTPGSVKKKKRRRKKYKQDSRKEDQISSAGTEEIFEMEISSDDEKSVQPLRGSSNSSPKGEEQKESLIYHSKDHYPLSDGDWSPLENAFSEQVCPKSDSELEVKPAESLLRSESHMEWTWGGFPESTKISKKEKLEHCRTATITPSEKTHFRVILSSDEVEDDDDVKDSVCTVLKPEPRTHPLLKQMDVKDSLASAIVEPQVPLPLDGDHHSRILVDPLPETKPTAKTDSPSKKKGVHKRSHHQGPDDIYLDDLKALEPEVAALYFPKSDSDPGFRQWTESDTLSGSQSPQSVGSAAADSGTECMSDSAMDLPDVTLSLCGGLNENGEISKEKFMEHIITYHEFAENPGLIDNPNLVIRIYNRYYNWALAAPMILSLQVFQKSLPKATVESWVKEKMPKKSGRWWFWRKKESMTKQIPEAKEGKTETQRANELPATIKEQVNSRPPEDDSSSDEASQELKESLKMDSAPAEHPPHGNVTSYKKSLRLSSDQIAKLKLRDGPNDVVFSITTQYQGTCRCAGTIYLWNWNDKIIISDIDGTITKSDALGHILPQFGKDWTHQGIAKLYHSINENGYKFLYCSARAIGMADITRGYLHWVNDKGTILPRGPLMLSPSSLFSAFHREVIEKKPEKFKIECLNDIKNLFAPSKQPFYAAFGNRPNDVYAYMQVGVPDCRIFTVNPKGELIQEQTKGNKSSYYRLSELVEYVFPLINKEQSSAFPCPEFSSFCYWREPLPELNMDDLA, from the exons ATTGATATAGAAATTAATGGCGATGCTGTTGATCTTCATATGAAACTGGGTGACAATGGAGAAGCTTTCTTTGTGCAAGAAACTGAGGAGGAAAAT gaaaaagTTCCTGCTTATTTGGCAACATCTCCAATACCCACTGAAGATCAGTTTTTTAAAGACACTGACAATCATTTGAAATCAGGTGAAAATGAGAGGCCATGTGCAAACTCAGAAATTCCACACTCTGCAGAAACAGAGACTGTATTTACCCCAGgttctgtgaaaaagaaaaaaagaagaagaaagaaatacaaacaagATAGCAGGAAAGAAGATCAGATCTCTTCTGCTGGGACTGAAGAgatttttgaaatggaaataagCTCAGATGATGAGAAAAGTGTACAGCCCCTTAG AGGATCCTCAAATTCATCACCAAAGGGTGAAGAGCAAAAAGAATCTTTGATTTATCATTCGAAGGATCATTACCCCTTATCTGATGGAGACTGGTCCCCTCTGGAGAA CGCTTTCTCTGAGCAAGTCTGCCCTAAAAGTGATTCAGAACTAGAAGTTAAGCCTGCTGAGAGCCTGCTCAGATCTGAATCTCACATGGAATGGACATGGGGAGGATTCCCAGAATCAACCAAG ataagtaagaaagaaaaactggagCATTGCAGAACAGCTACCATTACTCCATCAGAGAAGACTCACTTTAGGGTCATCCTCAGCTCTGATGAAGTTGAAGACGATGATGATGTGAAAGATTCTGTCTGTACAGTACTGAAACCTGAGCCAAGAACTCATCCTCTGCTTAAGCAGATGGATGTTAAAGACTCTCTTGCTTCTGCAATCGTAGAACCACAAGTTCCATTGCCATTGGATGGTGATCATCATTCCAGAATATTGGTGGATCCGTTACCAGAAACAAAGCCAACAGCCAAAACTGACTCTCCTTCAAAAAAGAAAG gGGTGCACAAGCGAAGTCATCATCAAGGCCCTGATGATATTTACTTGGATGACCTAAAGGCTTTGGAACCAGAAGTTGCAGCACTCTACTTTCCCAAAAG TGATTCTGATCCTGGCTTCAGGCAGTGGACAGAGTCAGATACCCTTTCTGGTTCCCAGTCACCCCAGTCAGtgggaagtgctgctgctgataGTGGTACAGAGTGCATGTCTGATTCTGCTATGGACTTGCCTGATGTTACACTTTCACTTTGTGGAGGTCTCAATGAAAATGGAGAGATTTCTAAAG AAAAATTCATGGAACATATTATTACTTATCATGAATTTGCTGAAAACCCTGGACTCATAGACAATCCTAATTTGGTAATACGGATTTATAACAG GTATTATAACTGGGCATTGGCTGCTCCGATGATTCTGAGTTTGCAGGTGTTCCAGAAGAGTTTGCCTAAG GCCACTGTTGAGTCTTGGGTCAAAGAAAAGATGCCAAAGAAGTCTGGACGGTGGTGGTTCTGGCGCAAGAAAGAAAGCATGACTAAGCAG ATACCAGAGGCAAAAGAGGGGAAAACTGAGACGCAAAGAGCAAATGAACTGCCAGCAACTATAAAAGAGCAAGTTAATAGTAG GCCTCCAGAGGATGATTCTTCTAGTGATGAAGCATCCCAGGAGTTGAAGGAATCCCTGAAAATGGATTCTGCCCCAGCAGAGCATCCACCCCATGGGAATGTTACATCTTATAAGAAGTCACTTAGACTGTCTTCGGACCAAATA gCAAAGTTGAAGCTCAGAGATGGCCCTAATGATGTTGTATTTAGTATTACAACCCAGTATCAAGGGACTTGCCGTTGTGCAGGAACAATATACCTCTGGAACTGGAATGATAAAATCATCATATCAGACATTGATGGAACAATAACCAA GTCTGATGCTTTGGGACATATCCTCCCTCAGTTTGGCAAGGACTGGACTCACCAGGGCATTGCAAAACTCTATCATTCCATAAATGA aaatggCTACAAGTTCCTGTACTGTTCTGCCCGTGCCATTGGGATGGCAGATATCACCAGAGGATACCTGCACTGGGTGAATGACAAAGGAACAATTCTCCCCAGGGGCCCTCTCATGTTGTCCCccagcagtttgttttctgcctttcataG ggAAGTAATAGAAAAGAAGCCTGAAAAGTTCAAAATCGAATGTTTGAATGATATCAAGAATTTGTTTGCTCCCAGTAAACAGCCTTTCTATGCTGCTTTTGGAAACAGGCCCAAT GACGTATATGCCTACATGCAAGTGGGAGTTCCAGACTGCAGAATATTTACTGTGAATCCAAAGGGTGAACTGATCCAAGAACAGACTAAGGGAAACAAATCTTC GTATTACAGACTAAGTGAGCTTGTGGAATATGTGTTCCCATTGATTAATAAAGAACAGAGTTCTGCATTTCCATGCCCAGAATTCAGCTCTTTTTGCTACTGGAGAGAGCCTCTTCCTGAACTTAACATGGATGACCTGGCCTGA